From one Salmo salar chromosome ssa09, Ssal_v3.1, whole genome shotgun sequence genomic stretch:
- the LOC106611322 gene encoding required for meiotic nuclear division protein 1 homolog: MTSIRTSSCFSSLICPIHNMFWTLLCRLRIQKPLGSRTCTYRFTSVNLSDPIEPHVPPRTRLAPWTTSDSVHHRTCHSSTHIQQHGWTVRRDGERDVSYAARHFNTCVQSLSAVPGQPTSTRPWSFSIQRRFYSTAPVKSVMKPVTVLGSGKKIPKGPRTKQPSRTNQPTPKEDKDMMQCIAYATADQYHLPTLCHDLIAHGFYEVDLPRDASNALVICTDNAQKPSDNATMFFFREGSVVFWNVEEKTMKKVMRILERHEIHPYEVALVHWENEEINYTIGEGNSKLQRGNFLLNSEIDPDKAVLDKFAFSNALSLSVKLAIWEVALDDFVESIQSIPEMLKSGNKIKLSRAEVMQKIGELFSLRHCINLSSDLLITPDFYWDRENLEMLYDKTCQFLNINRRVKVVNEKLQHCTELTDLMRNHLSEKHSLRLEWMIVILITIEVLFEVGRMIF; encoded by the exons ATGACAAGCATTAGAACATCTTCTTGTTTTAGTAGCCTGATTTG TCCAATCCATAACATGTTCTGGACACTGTTGTGCCGACTGAGGATCCAGAAGCCTTTGGGGAGTAGGACATGTACCTATAGGTTCACCTCTGTCAATCTGTCAGACCCTATCGAGCCACATGTACCACCTAGAACTCGACTAGCTCCCTGGACCACCTCAGACTCTGTTCATCATAGGACGTGTCACTCAAGCACACACATCCAACAGCATGGCTGGACTGTCAGACGAGACGGGGAGCGAGATGTTTCGTATGCGGCACGACATTTTAACACCTGTGTTCAGTCACTATCAGCTGTCCCTGGTCAGCCCACCTCCACCAGACCCTGGAGTTTCAGTATACAGAGAAGGTTTTATTCAACAGCTCCTGTTAAATCAGTGATGAAACCAGTGACCGTGCTTGGAAGTGGCAAAAAAATTCCTAAAGGCCCCAGGACCAAACAACCATCCAGAACCAATCAGCCGACCCCAAAGGAGGACAAG GATATGATGCAGTGCATTGCCTATGCAACAGCAGACCAGTACCATCTGCCAACACTCTGCCATGACCTCATAGCCCACGGCTTCTATGAAGTAGATTTACCAAGAG ATGCCTCAAATGCACTCGTAATATGCACTGACAATGCCCAAAAACCCAGTGATAATGCAACAATGTTCTTCTTCAG GGAGGGGTCAGTGGTCTTTTGGAATGTTGAAGAGAAAACA ATGAAGAAAGTGATGAGGATCTTGGAGCGGCATGAGATTCATCCCTACGAGGTAGCTCTGGTCCACTGGGAAAATGAAGAGATCAACTACACTATTGGAGA GGGAAACTCAAAGCTACAACGTGGTAACTTCCTGCTGAACAGTGAAATAGATCCTGACAAGGCCGTGCTGGATAAATTTGCATTTTCAAATGCCCTTTCTTTGTCAG TGAAACTGGCCATATGGGAGGTGGCTTTGGATGACTTTGTGGAGTCGATTCAGTCAATTCCAGAG ATGCTGAAATCTGGGAATAAAATAAAGCTGTCCAGAGCAGAGGTTATGCAGAAGATCGGAGAACTCTTTTCTCTGAG ACACTGCATCAACCTGAGCTCTGACCTGCTGATCACGCCAGACTTCTACTGGGACAGAGAGAACCTGGAGATGCTCTATGACAAGACGTGTCAGTTCCTCAACATCAACCGCCGGGTCAAG GTAGTGAATGAGAAACTGCAGCACTGCACTGAGCTAACAGACCTAATGAGGAACCACTTGAGCGAGAAGCACAGCTTGAGGCTGGAGTGGATGATCGTCATCCTCATCACTATCGAG GTGTTGTTTGAAGTTGGCAGAATGATTTTCTGA
- the LOC106611321 gene encoding A-kinase anchor protein 12, protein MGATESTRPEDSSKSEDGETVANEESANVVQDGESIDAKLLQKNGQISGLSEKAEDQTEEVNGLCEDGVVAEVGETNSSIVSQKEDIPEMIETLTEEVPPLENADSDGKESPDAHDEASTNETETEVKLNEVNDSFKKFFSSIGLKFTLKKDSDTIPEVSPKEEEGEAHTPEDSKDTEETTIDNAEENTEQSTPEDLTDDTIKECVGHTPELVDDALEAYIDEAPNTVVADSPVEPADDSTSRPTMTDLTFEEFLNETTKEQTTETIESKEEITPEEVAQAEGEAPATPIPIVEEMSPFKRFFLTGKIHKQVKQPMKQPKEEPKEEVMEEVKEEPKTEPKEEVNEEPKDEVKEEVIPTEETDTPAPTIPDVEEEIISPIKKFFTTGIFAGLKKNKNNLGEETPKDETVEKKHELQSIEKQEDVNTPEEAGLEQEQTKDEISPDVETIPVIEGKQNENEVQETVTDSLMAETSNVPELMMSKVHKTSDNREDVLEEQPATEELQTIISNGAELLSFQEEAKSKGSSVQDILEEQSPSWGFVTVITNEAETNDDKLLSSQEKAKSQESLEGQFHSWGFVTVTEYVPEEEPAPEVLLTVTSNEAETNEAKLLDSQEKAKSQGSPVQDILEEQSPSLGFHTVISNDAELLSSQEKAKNQGSPLRKLLYGAGLKKLSRKRRGKKSDELTRSGEHVAEDLLSSTESEEYQRGEHPASSTEELAAEQVKMSAPLGSSHESDSDVTSDGERKKDGTWTSFKKLMTPTRRPKRSSESEDELALVGSHEEPKQSEGEQVLEHFTEETKKKVEISVSWEALLCGSAKRRGRKTSDSEEEAPMNEGETLSEPGNTAESSLDSSQEGGYEHLTSSPEQAVSPLGSEGGSTWKSLKKLVTSNRKAKTEEASKVSSPEQMASDSEITKEESLFSLKKLIPGRKKRKHGGKQEPISSDKADKGVGSDDEEDSETPAVVPMSEFDAEELGEKHRILTEAVIETPLHITEEKTQPDVSRLVIESAVPKDTLPTEAEKAQAKDTVEQLAPSTSPTASKDFEDLTEFISKHQQLSDIPEEGVIEETIATQVSTAEEATRDDTIAEDLIELTSEAVTAPEPLDDESTEMVSAVSQLTEESPKTSGNTTPVPAEYELKDTEVLLHEAVETINRTPTLSSVITKDPHLEAAAVSVSPQILQTPKETEATVLTAHDKSYAVAICTGEESQQIDAVDESPVTHVVECPLEVSKVEPTELAPEETEESGAAGITTDEVHKAEDESIPIMHIDIEKDQLTEFVNELEEVRPVLVATVNSEEGVAQVEGKSIAEDTPQPDTEHLEVSVTDKLVFTQALKEVTLKEEKEEFMDVSEDSADMENAPVEETITCDDQDVATAMPDILKLESSNVLESLIGIVAPEVESSEKMDRVGAISPLIDSSMVQKGDMVVRKNVPSAQFVDGLEIRVQVADAEIKSAEETVETVLEVSSTDVTDHETLVQQVNAEIESAEAHVETTLELGSTDDHEITVQVADVELKSAQVIIESVLEVGLTDVTDHEIKVQEIDVEIESAEAIVDAVFVVLTDVKGHEIQVQVTDANAEIGSAEAILETALEVVSSTGVKEVLDICDKMEDKGEGENAIEKIEEAMFEEESSIITQEILQHVQQNSSEADSNVVPQSSEKAEIELTSEAKVSKSPEGIPVVAVTDAQGCTGVAAQVQKKIHLFENYLELNTQGNAHKLSDKETEPSISLEVDTVCEDRTTPETFAESTFEVDKVPDDIVPNTFVESCLQSNVQEVYGTEAEFIIASEVDSDSTSRHEKELVGMVVQSAKESVESFEKRLSIESHVHIHLHIEPRDTGVVSAGLDSPPLAIWPPQSSTAVDTDSFLKESIESASTTAKSAVNTDCVPTESMESTQLCEVSQIEQTNDTAPPVPLHTPPAPLHTTPASLHTTPAPLHIPPAPLHTRTELVVCTPKPEAEREQVMMNAEESILHTEDENDQEVWLDAEEDFGTVKSHVLEVLSNKMGGGVEETLQVSEEVFDIALEPQSFQSISENK, encoded by the exons ATGGGGGCGACTGAATCTACGCGGCCGGAGGATAGCAGCAAGAGCGAGGACGGGGAAACTGTGGCGAATGAGGAAAGTGCGAACGTTGTCCAGGATGGCGAGAGTATTGATGCGAAG TTACTCCAAAAGAATGGACAGATTTCCGGACTGAGTGAAAAAGCAGAGGACCAGACTGAGGAGGTCAATGGCCTGTGTGAAGACGGAGTCGTTGCAGAGG TTGGTGAGACAAATTCATCTATCGTTTCTCAGAAAGAGGACATTCCGGAGATGATAGAGACTCTCACAGAGGAGGTACCTCCTCTGGAAAACGCAGACAGTGATGGGAAGGAATCACCTGATGCACACGACGAAGCATCAACAAATGAGACTGAAACAGAAGTTAAATTGAATGAAGTCAATGATAGTTTTAAAAAGTTCTTCAGTTCAATTGGTTTAAAATTCACATTGAAAAAAGACTCTGACACAATACCAGAAGTGAGCCCTAAGGAAGAAGAGGGCGAAGCACATACTCCCGAAGACAGCAAGGATACAGAGGAGACcactatagataatgctgaggaGAATACTGAGCAGAGCACACCTGAGGATCTGACTGATGATACGATAAAAGAATGTGTTGGCCATACACCAGAGCTTGTAGATGATGCACTAGAAGCATATATTGACGAAGCACCGAACACCGTTGTTGCTGATTCACCAGTGGAACCGGCTGATGATTCTACCTCTCGCCCTACGATGACGGACCTCACATTTGAAGAGTTCCTTAATGAAACCACCAAGGAACAGACCACTGAAACAATAGAATCAAAGGAGGAAATCACACCTGAAGAAGTGGCacaggcagagggagaggcaCCAGCCACACCCATTCCTATAGTTGAAGAAATGTCTCCATTTAAACGTTTTTTCCTGACAGGAAAAATACACAAGCAGGTCAAGCAACCCATGAAACAACCCAAGGAGGAACCTAAGGAGGAAGTCATGGAAGAAGTCAAGGAAGAACCCAAGACAGAACCCAAGGAAGAAGTCAATGAGGAACCCAAGGACGAAGTCAAGGAGGAAGTCATCCCTACTGAAGAGACAGACACACCAGCACCAACCATTCCGGATGTTGAAGAAGAAATTATATCCCCGATTAAGAAGTTTTTCACCACGGGAATCTTCGCTGGTTTaaagaaaaataaaaacaatttaggAGAGGAAACGCCCAAAGATGAAACTGTTGAGAAAAAACACGAACTGCAAAGCATTGAAAAACAGGAGGATGTAAACACACCAGAGGAAGCTGGTCTTGAGCAAGAACAAACAAAAGACGAGATCAGTCCAGATGTTGAGACAATACCGGTCATTGAGGGGAAACAAAATGAGAATGAAGTtcaagagacagtaacagattcCCTGATGGCTGAGACATCCAATGTCCCTGAACTGATGATGAGTAAAGTCCATAAAACTAGTGACAACAGAGAGGATGTCCTTGAAGAGCAGCCAGCTACTGAGGAATTACAGACAATTATCTCAAATGGAGCTGAACTTCTTAGCTTTCAAGAGGAAGCTAAAAGTAAAGGAAGTTCAGTCCAGGATATTCTTGAAGAGCAGTCTCCTTCTTGGGGATTTGTAACAGTTATAACAAATGAAGCTGAAACAAATGACGACAAACTTCTTAGCTCTCAAGAGAAAGCTAAAAGCCAGGAAAGTCTTGAAGGACAGTTTCATTCATGGGGATTCGTCACAGTCACAGAATATGTTCCTGAAGAGGAGCCAGCTCCTGAGGTATTACTGACAGTTACCTCAAATGAAGCTGAAACAAATGAAGCCAAACTTCTTGACTCCCAAGAGAAAGCTAAAAGCCAAGGAAGTCCAGTCCAGGATATACTTGAAGAGCAGTCTCCTTCTTTGGGATTCCACACAGTTATCTCAAATGACGCTGAACTTCTTAGCTCACAAGAGAAAGCTAAAAACCAAGGAAGTCCACTCAGGAAGCTCTTATATGGGGCTGGTTTGAAGAAGCTTTCTAGGAAGCGGAGAGGTAAGAAATCAGATGAGTTGACCAGGTCTGGTGAGCATGTTGCTGAGGATTTACTGTCATCCACAGAGTCAGAGGAGTACCAGAGAGGAGAACATCCTGCCTCTTCAACAGAAGAATTAGCAGCAGAGCAGGTAAAAATGTCTGCTCCGTTAGGGTCAAGCCACGAATCAGATAGTGATGTAACCTCTGACGGTGAAAGGAAAAAGGATGGCACCTGGACTTCTTTCAAAAAGCTAATGACGCCCACAAGACGTCCCAAAAGATCTTCTGAGAGTGAGGATGAGTTAGCACTTGTAGGCTCACATGAGGAGCCAAAGCAAAGTGAAGGAGAGCAGGTACTAGAACATTTCACAGAAGAGACCAAAAAGAAAGTAGAAATATCTGTTTCTTGGGAGGCCCTTCTATGtggatctgcaaagaggagaggaagaaaaacATCTGACTCAGAGGAGGAAGCACCCATGAATGAAGGTGAAACACTAAGTGAACCTGGAAACACTGCAGAGTCTTCACTGGATAGTTCTCAGGAGGGAGGTTATGAACATTTGACCTCTTCCCCTGAGCAAGCTGTAAGTCCCTTAGGGAGTGAAGGGGGGTCAACATGGAAATCCCTTAAAAAGCTGGTCACCTCAAATAGGAAGGCAAAAACCGAGGAGGCCAGCAAAGTTAGCTCACCAGAGCAGATGGCATCTGACAGCGAAATCACCAAAGAGGAGTCTTTATTTTCTCTAAAGAAACTCATCCCTGGACGCAAAAAGCGAAAGCATGGAGGAAAGCAGGAACCAATATCTTCTGACAAGGCAGATAAAGGTGTTGGATCGGATGATGAGGAGGACTCTGAAACACCAGCAGTGGTCCCCATGTCCGAGTTTGATGCAGAAGAGCTAGGAGAGAAACACAGAATATTAACTGAGGCTGTTATAGAAACTCCATTAcacattacagaagaaaaaaccCAGCCAGATGTCTCTAGGCTAGTCATCGAATCGGCCGTACCCAAAGACACCCTACCCACTGAAGCAGAGAAGGCTCAAGCCAAAGATACTGTAGAGCAGTTGGCCCCATCAACATCCCCCACTGCTTCGAAAGACTTTGAGGACCTTACGGAATTCATAAGTAAACATCAGCAACTCAGTGATATACCTGAGGAAGGCGTAATAGAGGAGACCATTGCCACACAAGTGTCCACTGCTGAAGAAGCCACTCGAGACGATACCATTGCCGAGGACCTAATCGAGTTGACATCTGAAGCAGTCACTGCCCCAGAACCTCTAGATGATGAATCAACAGAAATGGTTTCAGCAGTGTCACAGCTGACAGAGGAGTCTCCCAAAACATCAGGCAACACAACGCCTGTGCCTGCAGAATACGAGTTGAAAGACACAGAGGTACTTCTGCATGAGGCTGTTGAAACCATTAACAGAACCCCAACTCTCTCATCGGTAATTACAAAAGACCCGCACCTGGAAGCAGCTGCTGTTTCAGTTTCTCCACAAATATTACAGACACCAAAAGAGACGGAAGCAACAGTTTTGACAGCTCATGATAAATCATACGCAGTTGCAATCTGCACAGGTGAAGAGTCGCAACAAATAGATGCTGTTGATGAAAGCCCAGTGACTCATGTGGTGGAGTGTCCATTAGAAGTCAGCAAGGTAGAACCCACAGAGTTGGCACCTGAGGAAACTGAAGAGTCTGGTGCTGCAGGAATCACAACAGATGAGGTACACAAAGCTGAAGATGAATCAATTCCAATCATGCATATAGATATTGAAAAGGACCAACTAACAGAATTTGTAAACGAGTTAGAAGAGGTAAGACCTGTACTTGTAGCCACTGTTAATTCAGAAGAGGGTGTAGCTCAGGTTGAAGGAAAGTCCATAGCAGAAGACACTCCACAGCCTGATACAGAGCATCTGGAAGTGTCGGTCACAGACAAACTTGTTTTCACACAGGCTCTCAAGGAGGTCACTCTTAAAGAAGAAAAAGAGGAATTCATGGATGTTTCGGAGGATTCTGCAGACATGGAGAATGCACCAGTTGAAGAAACAATCACATGTGATGATCAAGATGTCGCTACTGCAATGCCTGATATTCTGAAGTTAGAATCATCAAATGTTTTGGAATCTTTGATTGGCATAGTGGCACCTGAAGTAGAATCCTCAGAGAAAATGGATCGTGTGGGTGCTATAAGCCCACTTATCGACTCTTCTATGGTTCAGAAAGGGGACATGGTTGTGAGGAAGAATGTGCCATCAGCACAGTTTGTTGATGGTCTTGAGATCCGAGTACAAGTGGCGGATGCAGAGATAAAGTCAGCTGAAGAAACTGTTGAAACAGTGCTTGAAGTTAGCTCAACTGATGTCACTGATCACGAGACTCTAGTACAACAGGTGAATGCTGAGATTGAATCAGCTGAAGCACATGTTGAGACAACCCTTGAGTTGGGCTCAACTGATGATCACGAGATCACAGTACAAGTGGCGGATGTAGAGCTAAAGTCTGCTCAAGTAATTATTGAGAGTGTGCTTGAAGTTGGCTTAACTGATGTCACTGATCATGAGATCAAAGTACAAGAGATAGATGTAGAGATTGAATCAGCTGAAGCAATTGTTGATGCAGTTTTTGTAGTCTTAACTGATGTCAAGGGTCATGAGATCCAAGTGCAAGTGACGGATGCAAATGCTGAGATTGGGTCAGCTGAAGCGATTCTGGAGACAGCACTTGAGGTGGTTTCCTCAACCGGTGTTAAGGAAGTCTTAGACATTTGTGACAAAATGGAGGATAAAGGAGAAGGTGAGAATGCCATTGAGAAGATTGAGGAGGCCATGTTTGAAGAGGAAAGCAGTATTATAACTCAAGAAATACTCCAACATGTACAGCAGAACTCATCAGAAGCTGACTCCAATGTTGTACCACAATCAAGTGAAAAGGCTGAAATTGAATTAACGAGTGAAGCCAAAGTTTCTAAATCACCAGAGGGTATACCAGTGGTGGCAGTTACAGATGCTCAAGGATGTACAGGTGTAGCTGCACAGGTGCAAAAGAAAATTCACTTATTTGAAAACTACTTAGAACTTAATACTCAGGGAAATGCGCACAAACTTTCAGACAAAGAAACTGAGCCCTCAATTTCTCTCGAAGTTGATACAGTATGTGAGGATAGAACAACTCCCGAGACATTTGCAGAGTCTACTTTCGAGGTTGACAAAGTACCAGATGACATAGTTCCCAATACATTTGTAGAGTCCTGTTTGCAGTCAAATGTGCAAGAAGTTTATGGAACGGAGGCTGAATTTATTATTGCGTCCGAAGTAGATTCAGACTCCACCAGTAGGCATGAGAAAGAACTGGTTGGAATGGTAGTACAATCAGCAAAGGAATCAGTTGAGTCATTTGAAAAGAGACTATCTATTGAATCCCATGTCCATATCCATCTTCACATTGAACCCAGAGACACTGGAGTGGTGTCTGCGGGATTGGATTCACCACCACTTGCTATTTGGCCACCTCAAAGTAGTACTGCAGTGGACACTGACAGCTTTCTGAAAGAATCAATAGAAAGTGCAAGTACTACTGCAAAAAGTGCTGTGAATACTGACTGCGTTCCAACAGAATCAATGGAAAGTACTCAACTTTGTGAAGTCAGTCAAATTGAGCAAACAAATGACACTGCACCTCCTGTGCCACTGCATACCCCTCCAGCGCCACTGCATACGACTCCAGCATCATTGCATACGACTCCAGCACCACTGCATATCCCTCCAGCACCACTGCATACCCGAACTGAACTAGTGGTGTGCACCCCAAAACCTGAAGCAGAACGAGAACAAGTAATGATGAATGCAGAAGAGTCTATCCTACACACAGAGGACGAGAATGACCAAGAAGTGTGGCTGGATGCTGAGGAAGATTTTGGCACAGTAAAATCCCATGTCTTAGAAGTTCTGAGCAACAAAATGggtggaggagtagaggagacgCTGCAGGTCAGTGAAGAGGTCTTTGATATTGCACTTGAGCCTCAAAGCTTTCAATCTATAAGTGAAAACAAATAA